A portion of the Leptospira congkakensis genome contains these proteins:
- a CDS encoding DEAD/DEAH box helicase, which yields MTKNDTEVGNDFQSFGLRPEILQGITEAGFESPSPIQKQAIPLVLEGKDLIAQAQTGTGKTAAYGLPCLNRIQVNDGMQVLVLTPTRELALQVSDELFKLGKHLGIKTTTIYGGSSYSKQITQVAKGAQVAVATPGRLLDLLKGKELKNFKPSMVILDEADEMLDMGFMDDIESIFNLLPTKRQTLLFSATMPEPIKKLASKYQTHPAHVKIAATEKSSKNIEQVYYVIDEAEREISVVRILDYENPYKAIIFTKTKKEADDLKATLGFKGYPVEALHGDLNQKQREQVLKSLHDGRVKILVATDVAARGLDVKDLSLVINYHLPFDSESYTHRIGRTGRAGKSGKAVTLVTTRESRALLRLKGTSGTNLTIAALPTKKEVLARREEDFLNKVVETEVHADAEEVLEKLLKLDDKRSVALKLLSNMLDKTKISGPEKIGKTPGEWSETPPSGGSGRRRRDDGGGSGGGRGGYRGGSRSGGERSERGERSDRGGDSRRSSAPSSKKEGGVYVKAAGKKTQRFRNK from the coding sequence ATGACTAAGAATGACACCGAAGTTGGAAATGACTTCCAATCCTTCGGATTACGTCCTGAAATACTACAAGGAATCACTGAAGCAGGCTTCGAATCACCAAGCCCTATCCAAAAACAAGCGATTCCGCTCGTATTGGAAGGAAAAGATTTAATCGCACAAGCGCAGACCGGAACCGGAAAAACTGCAGCTTACGGACTCCCCTGTTTGAACCGAATCCAAGTGAATGATGGCATGCAAGTGCTTGTCCTCACTCCGACTCGTGAACTTGCTCTGCAAGTATCTGATGAATTGTTTAAATTGGGAAAACATTTAGGAATCAAAACCACTACTATTTACGGTGGAAGTTCCTATTCTAAACAAATCACACAAGTGGCCAAAGGTGCCCAAGTTGCTGTTGCAACTCCAGGAAGACTTCTCGACCTATTGAAAGGAAAGGAACTTAAAAATTTCAAACCTTCAATGGTAATTTTGGATGAAGCAGATGAAATGCTCGATATGGGCTTTATGGATGATATTGAATCCATCTTTAATCTACTGCCAACCAAAAGACAAACTTTACTTTTCTCCGCAACCATGCCGGAGCCTATTAAAAAGTTGGCAAGTAAGTACCAAACGCACCCCGCTCATGTAAAAATTGCAGCAACAGAAAAATCTTCTAAGAACATCGAACAAGTGTACTACGTGATTGATGAAGCTGAACGAGAAATTTCTGTAGTTCGAATTTTGGATTATGAAAACCCTTATAAGGCAATCATTTTCACAAAAACGAAAAAAGAAGCAGATGATTTAAAAGCAACCCTTGGTTTCAAAGGATATCCTGTAGAAGCTCTTCACGGAGATCTAAACCAAAAACAAAGAGAACAAGTTTTAAAAAGCCTACACGATGGCCGCGTTAAAATCCTAGTAGCAACAGACGTTGCCGCACGTGGTCTTGACGTAAAAGATTTGTCTCTTGTGATCAACTACCACCTTCCATTTGATAGCGAAAGTTATACACATAGAATTGGTCGTACAGGTCGTGCTGGAAAATCAGGAAAGGCTGTGACTCTTGTAACCACAAGAGAATCTCGTGCTCTTCTAAGATTAAAAGGTACTTCTGGAACCAATCTTACGATTGCTGCCCTTCCTACAAAAAAGGAAGTACTCGCCCGAAGAGAAGAAGACTTCCTAAACAAAGTAGTGGAAACTGAAGTCCATGCGGATGCAGAAGAAGTTTTAGAAAAACTTTTGAAGTTAGACGACAAACGTTCTGTGGCTTTGAAACTACTTTCCAATATGTTGGATAAAACCAAAATCAGCGGCCCTGAAAAAATCGGGAAAACACCTGGGGAATGGAGTGAAACTCCTCCTAGTGGTGGATCCGGAAGAAGACGTCGGGATGATGGTGGTGGTTCAGGCGGCGGTCGCGGTGGATACCGTGGCGGTTCTAGATCCGGTGGAGAAAGAAGCGAACGGGGAGAACGTAGTGACCGAGGTGGGGATTCTCGCCGTAGTAGCGCACCCTCTTCTAAAAAAGAAGGTGGCGTTTACGTAAAGGCTGCTGGGAAAAAAACTCAGCGTTTTCGAAACAAGTAG
- the mtnB gene encoding methylthioribulose 1-phosphate dehydratase: MDPHPSLTELTKLSHTYYERQWMYATAGNLSARDGDRFWITASGKHKGELTDKDFVSVSVEDGSLVSAAAGLKPSAETSIHQVVYSQIADAGAALHVHTLDSNLLEFGIGKEEGFRDIPLPPIEIIKAFGIWDEKPNLKFPVFYNHTHVPTIASEIKRYMETKGIPQVPFLLIEGHGPTVWGKSVAEANKHLEAVHFLLQVMARRI; encoded by the coding sequence TTGGACCCTCACCCTTCCCTAACGGAACTGACTAAACTTTCCCATACCTATTATGAAAGGCAGTGGATGTATGCCACTGCTGGAAATCTCTCCGCTCGCGATGGAGATAGGTTTTGGATCACAGCTTCCGGAAAACATAAGGGAGAACTAACCGATAAAGACTTTGTTTCGGTTTCTGTAGAAGACGGTTCACTAGTATCTGCCGCGGCAGGTCTCAAACCCTCTGCAGAAACTAGCATCCATCAGGTGGTGTATTCTCAAATTGCCGACGCGGGTGCTGCCCTCCATGTCCATACATTGGATTCTAATCTTTTAGAATTTGGAATTGGAAAGGAAGAGGGTTTTCGAGACATTCCTCTCCCACCGATTGAAATCATCAAAGCCTTTGGAATTTGGGATGAAAAACCAAATCTAAAATTTCCTGTTTTTTATAACCACACTCATGTTCCGACCATTGCTTCGGAAATCAAACGTTACATGGAAACAAAAGGAATCCCACAAGTTCCTTTTTTACTCATTGAAGGCCATGGCCCAACGGTTTGGGGAAAATCTGTGGCGGAAGCCAACAAACATTTGGAAGCGGTTCATTTTCTTTTGCAAGTGATGGCAAGACGGATATGA
- a CDS encoding SDR family NAD(P)-dependent oxidoreductase, translating to MEFKESIVLVTGGSGGIGREIVRTLVLAGFSVWNLDKVRPTSPILQETYREVDLAETPFVVERSLSKIIQESSDAGDIYGLVHNAGFGGPYHPITDVSIEEWENIFRINLGSLFLLSKILLPIFQKQNFGRIVAIASSLSIVGSANSVAYSSSKHGLVGFIRSIADEWGKFGITANALSPGYVDTKMGIQEDQVSDHKTKIIDKTPVRRIAEPSEIARVVNFLLQKESGYISGSNWTVDGGLTAI from the coding sequence ATGGAATTTAAGGAATCGATTGTACTCGTGACCGGTGGCAGTGGAGGGATTGGACGAGAAATCGTACGAACCCTGGTCCTTGCGGGGTTTTCTGTTTGGAATCTGGACAAGGTCCGGCCCACATCCCCCATCCTCCAAGAGACCTACCGCGAAGTGGATTTAGCCGAAACCCCTTTTGTGGTGGAAAGGAGCCTTTCCAAAATCATCCAAGAAAGTTCGGACGCTGGTGATATCTATGGTCTTGTGCACAACGCTGGATTCGGTGGGCCTTATCATCCCATCACGGACGTATCCATCGAAGAATGGGAAAATATTTTCCGAATCAATTTAGGTAGTTTATTCCTTTTGTCTAAAATCCTTTTGCCTATTTTTCAAAAACAGAATTTTGGAAGGATTGTGGCTATCGCATCTTCTTTGTCCATTGTTGGTTCTGCCAATTCGGTGGCATATTCTTCCTCCAAACATGGGTTAGTTGGATTTATTCGTTCGATAGCTGATGAATGGGGTAAGTTTGGAATCACCGCCAATGCCTTAAGTCCTGGTTATGTGGATACAAAAATGGGAATCCAGGAAGACCAAGTTTCAGATCATAAAACAAAAATCATTGATAAAACGCCTGTTAGGAGAATTGCCGAGCCTTCCGAAATTGCTCGTGTGGTAAATTTCCTCCTTCAAAAAGAATCTGGTTATATTTCTGGATCCAATTGGACTGTCGACGGCGGACTTACAGCCATTTAA
- a CDS encoding M61 family metallopeptidase, which translates to MAKEPQEKTINEADQSNSLQLDFEVSIFDLFKHYFQVKLRVRSDQSEMVFCLPSWTPGSYMIRDYATHLHQFEVKNSKTGEPVSWEMIDLHRWKIKNIPPEFEISYIIYAFEDFTVRTNYLETEFGFINPPALFLYPEGKLNQPSTVQFQVSKYFPYVYSSLTRSTENPEIFYATHFDELFDSPFHLSKQNSVFFIAGETKHELLIEGDVTFDFKTKLAEDLKRITETQIEWMMESPNPYYLFVLNLSLPAYGGLEHKASSINYFNPELISDEEEYKRLLELLSHEYFHLWNIKRIRPIALGPFDYQKPNLTRELWIAEGFTSFYDVYFLYHSGFLSKEEYLSKLQSDIFSLEDNEADSWMSLEESSFTAWTKYYKRNGNSHNITVSYYTKGGVLALCMNLFLLKESKEKKTIRHVFHKLNEVFVKTKGRGFTKQEFFDTVKDVTGVDLKTEFNDYLEKPKPIPVDYYLDMIGIQRIQSDLVGDTGFKTKEKSGNLYIQKLLHKKDTESFDLMLDDEILAINGKRGTTNILQKLEKNLLPGEKFHIILSRAGKIKETMITASGFYKTRKFVIAEDTTDDRKELREFFLRNIV; encoded by the coding sequence ATGGCAAAAGAACCACAGGAAAAAACCATAAACGAAGCGGACCAGTCTAACTCCCTTCAGCTGGATTTTGAAGTCTCCATTTTTGATCTCTTCAAACACTACTTTCAGGTAAAACTTCGTGTCCGATCCGACCAATCGGAGATGGTCTTCTGTTTGCCTAGTTGGACTCCTGGTTCCTATATGATTCGGGACTATGCCACTCACCTGCATCAATTTGAAGTCAAAAACTCTAAAACGGGAGAGCCAGTTTCTTGGGAGATGATTGACCTTCATCGTTGGAAAATCAAAAACATTCCTCCTGAATTTGAAATCTCTTATATCATTTACGCCTTTGAAGACTTCACGGTTAGAACCAATTATTTAGAAACAGAGTTTGGTTTCATTAACCCTCCTGCTTTATTTTTATATCCAGAAGGAAAACTAAACCAACCTTCCACAGTGCAGTTTCAAGTTTCAAAATATTTCCCTTATGTATATTCCAGTTTGACTCGTAGCACCGAAAATCCCGAAATCTTTTACGCCACTCATTTTGATGAGTTGTTTGACTCACCTTTCCATTTGAGTAAACAAAATTCTGTATTTTTTATAGCCGGAGAAACCAAACACGAGTTACTGATTGAAGGGGATGTGACTTTTGATTTCAAAACCAAACTTGCAGAAGACTTAAAACGAATTACGGAAACCCAAATCGAATGGATGATGGAGAGCCCAAATCCCTATTATTTATTTGTTCTCAATTTGAGTTTACCTGCTTACGGGGGATTAGAACACAAAGCCTCCAGCATTAATTATTTTAATCCAGAACTTATTTCTGATGAAGAAGAATACAAAAGACTTTTAGAACTTTTATCTCACGAGTACTTTCATCTCTGGAATATCAAACGGATCCGACCCATTGCTCTTGGCCCCTTTGATTACCAAAAACCAAACCTAACTCGGGAATTGTGGATTGCAGAAGGTTTTACAAGTTTTTACGATGTATATTTTCTCTATCATTCAGGATTTCTTTCCAAAGAAGAATACCTATCCAAACTCCAATCGGACATTTTTTCTTTAGAAGATAATGAAGCCGACTCTTGGATGAGTTTAGAAGAATCATCCTTTACCGCCTGGACAAAATACTACAAACGAAACGGGAATAGCCATAACATCACGGTTTCTTATTATACTAAGGGAGGAGTTCTCGCCCTCTGTATGAACCTATTTTTGTTAAAAGAATCAAAAGAGAAAAAAACCATTCGCCATGTTTTTCATAAACTGAACGAAGTTTTTGTGAAAACTAAAGGGCGAGGATTCACCAAACAAGAGTTTTTTGATACAGTAAAAGATGTAACGGGTGTGGATCTAAAAACAGAATTTAATGATTATTTAGAAAAACCAAAACCGATCCCTGTGGATTACTATTTAGATATGATTGGGATCCAAAGAATTCAATCAGATTTGGTTGGGGACACAGGATTCAAAACAAAAGAAAAATCTGGGAATCTTTACATTCAAAAATTACTCCACAAAAAAGATACAGAATCTTTTGATTTGATGTTAGACGATGAAATCCTAGCAATCAATGGCAAACGAGGAACAACTAACATTTTACAAAAATTAGAAAAAAACCTTTTGCCAGGGGAAAAATTTCACATCATCCTTTCCCGAGCCGGAAAAATCAAAGAAACTATGATCACAGCATCTGGATTTTATAAAACTAGAAAATTTGTGATCGCAGAGGACACAACCGATGACAGAAAAGAACTCAGAGAATTTTTCTTAAGGAATATTGTGTAA
- a CDS encoding hybrid sensor histidine kinase/response regulator: MLVAPIPQNETARLAALKSLEILDTPEEEMFDEVTRLASMICNAPISLVSLIDETRQWFKSHHGLIARETPRSLAFCSHAILGDELFLVPNAKEDTRFQNNPLVTEAPNVIFYAGIPLALDDQIKLGTLCVIDNKPRELNSDQIQMLQLLGKQTVRLLQMRQATERLEIEKLSAERATAAKRDFIAAISHDIRNPLNSLLGMSEMIRETELHPTVVGYVDHIKNAGEVILHLVNDTIELSRLEENASVLKNEWFELYQCLNILDSFFTTETKRKNIEFKLNNSIDKNIYLHSDKRKIEKVFWNLTANAVKFTNSGNVTCSVHLEKKKGQEAILHIELKDTGPGISPEVKDKLFQKYNHFVPEGCRISGSGLGLSIVKLSLEEMGGEVEVESKLGEGSTFKVKIPILWKLEEIRSFDKNGKLSQESNLPNFSKTQRVLIADDNDLNRKVLKSYLKPLRFEIIETSNGIDTEKTLNSSSFDIAFLDIEMPGKHGTEIAKGLVGKPNKPALFACTGLCMPEEKNYILTSGFDYFMPKPYLKEELYLHLKEIAAKIPRTI, from the coding sequence ATGTTGGTTGCCCCAATCCCACAGAATGAGACGGCCCGTCTTGCTGCTTTAAAAAGCTTAGAGATCCTCGACACTCCTGAAGAAGAAATGTTCGATGAAGTTACTAGACTTGCTTCTATGATTTGTAACGCTCCCATCTCGCTTGTGAGCTTAATCGATGAAACTAGGCAATGGTTCAAATCCCACCATGGACTTATCGCGCGAGAAACCCCAAGGTCTCTTGCCTTTTGTTCGCACGCCATTTTAGGGGATGAACTTTTTTTAGTACCCAATGCCAAAGAAGATACAAGGTTCCAAAACAACCCTCTCGTCACAGAAGCTCCCAACGTTATTTTCTATGCAGGGATTCCACTTGCCTTGGATGACCAAATCAAACTGGGAACCCTTTGTGTGATCGATAACAAACCAAGGGAACTTAATTCAGACCAAATCCAAATGCTCCAGCTTCTTGGCAAACAAACGGTTCGATTGTTACAAATGCGACAAGCAACAGAACGATTGGAGATTGAAAAACTCTCTGCGGAAAGAGCTACTGCAGCAAAAAGAGATTTTATCGCAGCCATTAGCCACGACATTCGGAATCCTTTAAATTCCTTACTCGGTATGTCGGAGATGATCCGTGAAACCGAATTACATCCAACTGTTGTTGGTTATGTGGACCATATCAAAAACGCAGGAGAAGTCATTTTGCATTTAGTGAACGATACCATCGAACTATCTAGGCTCGAAGAAAATGCAAGTGTACTTAAAAATGAATGGTTTGAACTTTATCAATGTTTGAATATCCTAGATTCTTTTTTTACAACAGAAACAAAACGTAAAAATATAGAATTTAAACTAAACAACTCAATAGATAAAAATATATATCTACATTCCGACAAAAGAAAAATCGAAAAAGTATTTTGGAATTTAACTGCGAATGCTGTGAAGTTTACCAATTCTGGCAATGTCACTTGTTCAGTTCATCTAGAGAAAAAAAAAGGGCAAGAAGCCATTTTACATATAGAACTCAAAGACACAGGTCCAGGCATTTCTCCTGAAGTAAAAGATAAACTCTTTCAAAAATACAATCACTTTGTTCCCGAAGGTTGTAGGATCTCAGGATCTGGACTTGGACTTTCGATTGTCAAACTCTCATTGGAAGAAATGGGAGGGGAAGTCGAGGTAGAATCAAAGTTAGGTGAAGGATCGACATTCAAAGTCAAAATCCCGATTCTTTGGAAATTAGAAGAAATCCGATCCTTTGACAAAAATGGTAAACTTTCACAAGAATCGAATTTGCCAAATTTTTCCAAAACACAGAGAGTTCTGATTGCCGATGACAATGATCTCAATCGAAAAGTTCTAAAAAGTTATTTAAAACCCTTACGTTTTGAAATTATTGAAACGAGTAATGGGATCGATACAGAAAAAACTTTAAACAGTTCTTCCTTTGATATCGCCTTTTTGGACATTGAGATGCCAGGGAAACATGGGACGGAAATTGCAAAAGGATTGGTTGGAAAACCCAATAAACCAGCACTTTTCGCCTGCACGGGGCTTTGTATGCCGGAGGAAAAAAACTACATTCTAACCTCTGGATTTGATTATTTTATGCCCAAACCCTACTTAAAGGAGGAACTTTACCTCCACCTGAAGGAAATTGCTGCGAAGATACCCAGGACCATCTAG
- the msrB gene encoding peptide-methionine (R)-S-oxide reductase MsrB has product MKRITILISVSLSFVFFLFLSITCSKSGSPSAQKPENLELRKKLTDLQYRVTQEDETEPPFQNEYWDNHKPGIYVDIVSKEALFSSKDKFESGTGWPSFTKPLVKENVVEIVDNSYGMIRTEVRSKKANSHLGHVFDDGPLPTNKRYCTNSASMEFIPKDKLKERGYAIFLSEFTEAEKD; this is encoded by the coding sequence ATGAAAAGAATTACAATTTTGATCTCGGTTTCTCTCTCTTTTGTTTTTTTTCTATTTCTATCCATAACCTGTTCTAAGTCTGGATCCCCTTCGGCACAGAAACCAGAGAACCTTGAGTTACGAAAAAAACTTACGGATCTCCAGTATCGTGTCACCCAAGAAGACGAAACAGAACCACCTTTTCAAAATGAATATTGGGACAATCATAAGCCGGGAATCTACGTAGACATTGTTTCGAAAGAAGCACTTTTTAGTTCCAAAGATAAATTTGAATCGGGCACAGGATGGCCTAGTTTTACAAAACCTCTCGTGAAAGAAAATGTGGTAGAGATCGTTGACAATTCTTATGGAATGATTCGCACGGAAGTACGATCTAAAAAAGCAAATTCCCATTTGGGACATGTGTTCGATGATGGGCCATTGCCAACAAACAAACGTTACTGTACGAATTCTGCATCCATGGAATTTATCCCTAAAGACAAACTGAAAGAAAGAGGATATGCGATTTTTCTATCGGAGTTTACGGAAGCGGAGAAGGACTAG
- a CDS encoding magnesium transporter CorA family protein has protein sequence MPALFNYILTPSSKDEVLLDRPLPLSHRHPKHWIHITAENEEKLTFLFQKHDIHQLTIEDILNPTSRIKLEIFPNYIFFVFRGFHFERNQLTQKNFNFILTPNQIISLTLDYRDSIGDLIDQWKVNNKILARGYEFIVHKILDIETDHTLVITQKIEERIEHFEDQIFGNSKSLDISNVYSLRASLLSIKKGMLQNKEVLEDLEKIKNSFFSDEADAFFRDVRDHSLRILELVDSNIESISSALEAHIAISTRKTNEIMKILTIMTAIMLPMSLVAGIYGMNFRHMPTLEWEYGFITALGAMGFLGILMLLYFRIKRWY, from the coding sequence ATGCCAGCTCTTTTCAACTATATACTCACACCTTCCAGTAAAGATGAGGTTCTTTTGGACAGGCCTCTACCCCTCTCGCATAGACATCCGAAACATTGGATTCATATCACTGCAGAAAATGAGGAAAAACTCACCTTCCTTTTCCAAAAACATGATATCCACCAACTGACAATTGAAGATATTTTAAACCCAACGAGTCGGATCAAACTTGAGATCTTTCCCAATTATATATTTTTTGTTTTTCGTGGGTTCCATTTTGAAAGAAACCAACTCACACAAAAGAATTTTAACTTCATCTTAACTCCCAACCAAATCATTTCTTTAACACTTGATTATCGAGATAGTATTGGTGACCTCATTGACCAATGGAAAGTGAACAATAAAATTTTAGCCCGTGGTTATGAATTTATTGTTCATAAAATTTTAGATATTGAAACGGACCACACACTTGTGATCACACAAAAGATTGAAGAAAGGATCGAACATTTCGAAGATCAAATTTTTGGGAATTCAAAATCCTTAGACATCAGCAACGTTTATAGTTTACGGGCAAGTCTCCTTTCCATCAAAAAAGGAATGTTACAAAACAAAGAAGTGTTAGAAGATTTGGAAAAAATTAAAAACAGTTTTTTTAGTGATGAGGCAGATGCTTTTTTCCGAGATGTTCGAGACCATTCCCTTCGCATTCTGGAACTTGTGGACAGCAATATCGAATCCATATCCTCAGCTCTCGAAGCACATATTGCAATCTCCACTCGTAAAACAAATGAAATCATGAAGATACTCACCATCATGACTGCCATTATGTTGCCGATGTCTCTTGTGGCAGGGATCTATGGAATGAACTTCCGGCATATGCCCACATTAGAATGGGAATATGGGTTCATCACAGCTCTTGGAGCGATGGGATTTTTAGGGATTTTGATGTTACTTTACTTTAGAATCAAACGTTGGTATTAA
- a CDS encoding SDR family oxidoreductase → MKEGAHAYIFGIGSGIGQGLHNRFLEDKTVSVFGFSRKGKLPLDSFSKEENATFVFDATNLEDLKTFETSLVSKYGSQTNADSLKEKDLIVYFALGDGVFGPIADLQADELSSHFQLNVHALILLAKAFVSHLPLFQNTTFVFLGSTAGKQGFPESVAYCASKHAVLGIARALREEWKPFGTKVVHVSLGAVATEIWDTRPQFDKNDMVSISDISEYLWSISHLPKSVFVDDLSITPRKGIL, encoded by the coding sequence ATGAAAGAAGGTGCCCATGCGTATATTTTTGGAATTGGTTCCGGAATTGGCCAAGGGCTTCACAATCGATTTTTAGAAGACAAAACTGTATCCGTTTTTGGATTCTCTAGAAAAGGAAAACTTCCTCTTGATTCTTTCTCTAAAGAAGAAAATGCAACTTTTGTTTTTGATGCCACAAACCTGGAAGACTTAAAAACTTTTGAGACATCACTTGTATCCAAATATGGATCCCAGACAAATGCTGACTCCTTAAAGGAAAAGGACCTTATTGTTTATTTTGCTCTTGGGGATGGAGTGTTCGGACCAATTGCTGATTTACAAGCCGACGAACTTTCCTCTCATTTCCAACTCAATGTCCATGCTCTTATTTTACTGGCGAAGGCTTTTGTTTCCCATTTGCCTTTGTTTCAAAACACGACTTTTGTTTTTTTAGGATCGACTGCGGGAAAACAAGGATTTCCAGAATCAGTTGCCTATTGTGCTTCAAAACATGCAGTTCTTGGAATTGCACGGGCACTTAGGGAAGAGTGGAAACCCTTCGGGACTAAGGTGGTTCATGTGAGCCTTGGGGCTGTTGCCACAGAGATTTGGGACACAAGACCGCAGTTTGACAAGAATGATATGGTTTCTATTTCGGACATTTCCGAGTATTTGTGGAGTATTTCCCACTTGCCGAAATCCGTCTTTGTAGATGACTTATCCATTACCCCAAGAAAAGGAATCTTATAG
- the efp gene encoding elongation factor P, with translation MNLGITEVKKGMILKIENELYSVVKTEFVNPGKGSAFIRTKLKNIVRDSSIERTFKAAEKLESVDLERRKMQYCYADGDQIIFMDVNDYEQIPVSKDYVEDILPFMKEETPVEVSFYNEKPIGVTPPNFAILEVTYAEDGLKGDTTGLALKRVTVETGGEVQVPIFIKQGDTVKIDLRDLTYVERVNK, from the coding sequence ATGAACTTAGGCATTACAGAAGTAAAAAAAGGAATGATCCTCAAGATCGAGAACGAGCTTTATTCCGTCGTCAAAACAGAGTTTGTGAACCCAGGAAAGGGTTCAGCATTCATCCGTACCAAATTAAAAAATATTGTTCGCGATTCTTCCATTGAAAGAACCTTCAAAGCGGCTGAAAAATTAGAAAGTGTAGATTTAGAACGTCGTAAAATGCAATATTGTTACGCTGACGGTGACCAAATCATTTTTATGGATGTCAACGATTACGAACAAATCCCTGTTTCGAAAGATTATGTGGAAGACATCCTTCCTTTTATGAAAGAAGAAACTCCAGTGGAAGTTTCGTTTTACAATGAAAAACCAATTGGGGTGACTCCTCCTAACTTTGCTATTCTGGAAGTGACCTATGCAGAGGATGGATTGAAAGGAGACACTACCGGTCTTGCTCTCAAACGAGTGACTGTAGAAACCGGTGGAGAAGTCCAAGTTCCTATCTTTATCAAACAAGGGGACACTGTAAAAATTGACCTCCGAGATTTGACTTACGTGGAGCGCGTGAATAAATAG
- a CDS encoding KamA family radical SAM protein: MTWSDWKWQLQNRITTLADLEEKITLTEEERASFAPALEEFSFAVTPYYLERVEKGNPNCPIRKQILPRAGELKKNPNEVEDPLAEERHMPVKGVTHRYPDRAIWYISHVCAVYCRFCTRKRKVSDPEETPNRTEWEKALEYFRTHTELREVILSGGDPLTLADSSLDYLLGELKSIPHLNQVRIHTRHPVTMPMRFTESLNEVFAKYFPLYMVTHFNHPNEITDETKMYVMRMIKTGHVSIFNQSVLLSGINDDDKVLAELNYKLISIGIKPYYLHQCDEVFGSSDFVVPIERGIEIYRKLRGYHSGITIPSYVKDLTGGGGKVLLSPDYFQKKTEGGYLFQNYLGDEYEVGH; the protein is encoded by the coding sequence ATGACCTGGTCGGATTGGAAATGGCAGTTACAAAACCGAATCACTACTTTGGCTGATTTGGAAGAAAAAATAACTCTTACCGAAGAAGAGAGGGCGAGTTTTGCACCTGCACTAGAAGAATTTAGTTTTGCCGTCACTCCTTACTATTTGGAACGAGTGGAGAAAGGAAATCCGAACTGTCCCATCCGCAAACAAATCCTTCCCAGAGCTGGCGAACTGAAAAAAAATCCCAATGAAGTGGAAGACCCACTGGCGGAAGAAAGGCATATGCCTGTCAAAGGGGTGACCCATCGTTATCCCGACCGTGCCATTTGGTACATTTCTCATGTATGCGCCGTGTATTGCCGGTTTTGCACAAGGAAACGAAAGGTATCCGATCCAGAAGAAACTCCCAATCGCACAGAATGGGAAAAGGCTCTGGAATACTTTCGCACCCATACGGAATTGCGGGAAGTCATTTTGTCCGGCGGTGACCCACTCACTCTCGCTGATTCCTCACTGGATTATCTTTTAGGGGAATTAAAATCCATCCCTCATCTCAACCAAGTGCGGATTCATACACGCCATCCTGTGACTATGCCTATGCGATTCACGGAATCTTTAAATGAAGTTTTTGCTAAATATTTTCCACTGTATATGGTCACTCATTTCAATCATCCAAATGAAATTACGGATGAAACTAAAATGTATGTTATGCGAATGATCAAAACGGGCCATGTCTCTATTTTTAACCAATCCGTTTTACTTTCTGGAATCAATGATGATGACAAAGTTTTGGCAGAACTGAATTACAAACTAATTTCCATTGGGATCAAACCCTATTACCTCCACCAATGTGATGAAGTATTTGGAAGTTCTGATTTTGTTGTTCCCATCGAACGTGGGATTGAAATCTATCGAAAACTTCGCGGCTATCATTCGGGAATCACAATCCCTAGTTACGTAAAAGACCTTACCGGTGGTGGTGGGAAGGTTCTTCTCTCCCCTGACTATTTTCAAAAGAAAACAGAAGGTGGGTATCTCTTCCAAAATTATTTAGGAGATGAATATGAAGTGGGCCATTAG